The following coding sequences lie in one Danio rerio strain Tuebingen ecotype United States chromosome 3, GRCz12tu, whole genome shotgun sequence genomic window:
- the LOC108182859 gene encoding uncharacterized protein, giving the protein MQSSRKILKMVRTGEKPFTCTQCGKSFTRSSHLNRHMMIHTGERPFTCTQCGKSFGESLSFNRHMLIHTGEKPFTCTQCGKSFTQSSSLNRHMMIHTGEKPYTCTQCGKSFTQSSTFNRHNMIHTGEKPYTCTQCGKSFRRFSLFNLHMLIHTGEKPFTCTQCGKSFRRLSNLNQHMFIHTEERPFTCTQCGKSFKDSSSLNKHALIHTGERPFTCTQCGKSFRDSSSLNKHALIHTGEKPHKCDQCGKTFARGSLLKNHLRVHTKEKPYSCSVCGKGFTWQSSIITHQKIHTGVREYYCFECGKTFVTADQLERHERNHTGEKPYMCSHCDKRFSQIASLKAHEKIHTGEKPYTCSHCDKRFSRLGNLKVHERIHTGVKPYKCSHCDKTFREPGNLKVHERIHTGVKPYKCSHCDKTFREPGQLKVHVRTHTGEKPYMCSHCSKRFSRLDSLKEHERIHTGEKPYMCSHCDKRFSYLGCLKVHERTHTAICSKRCPSR; this is encoded by the coding sequence ATGCAAAGCAGCCGTAAAATTCTCAAGATGGTCcgcactggagagaaaccatttacatgcacccagtgtggtaagagtttcacacgatcatcacaccttaatagacacatgatgatccacaccggagagagacCGTTCACCTGTacccagtgtggaaagagtttcggaGAATCATTATCCTTTAATAGACACAtgttgatccacactggagagaaaccattcacatgtacccagtgtgggaagagttttacacaatcatcatcccttaatagaCATATgatgatccacaccggagagaaaccatacacgtgtacccagtgtgggaagagttttacacAATCATCAACCTTTAATAGACATAatatgatccacactggagagaaaccatacacatgtacccagtgtgggaagagttttagacgattttcattatttaatctaCACATgttgatccacaccggagagaaaccatttacatgtaCCCAATGTGGTAAGAGTTTCAGACGATTatcaaaccttaatcaacacatgtttatccacactgaagagagaccattcacatgtacccagtgtggaaagagttttaaagaCTCCTCATCACTAAATAAACATGcgctgatccacactggagagagaccattcacatgtactcagtgtggaaagagttttagagACTCCTCATCACTAAATAAACATGcgttgatccacactggagagaagccacaCAAGTGTGATCAATGCGGTAAAACATTTGCAAGGGGTTCACTTCTGAAGAACCACCTAAGAGTTCATACAAAGGAGAAACCGTATTCATGTTCTGTGTGTGGAAAGGGTTTTACATGGCAGTCAAGTATAATAAcccatcagaagatccacactggtgtgagagagtatTACTGCTTTGAGTGTGGGAAGACTTTTGTTACAGCTGATCAGTTGGAACGGCACGAAAGgaatcacactggagagaaaccgtacatgtgttcacactgcgacaagagattcagtcagatagcatctctgaaagcacatgagaagattcacactggagaaaaaccatacacatgttcacactgcgacaagagattcagtcgATTAGGAAATCTGAAAGtgcatgagaggattcacactggagtgaaaccgtacaagtgttcacactgcgacaagacatTCAGAGAGCCAGGAAATCTGAAAGtgcatgagaggattcacactggagtgaaaccgtacaagtgttcacactgcgacaagacatTCAGAGAGCCAGGACAACTGAAAGTACATgtgaggactcacactggagagaaaccatacatgTGTTCACACTGCAGCAAGAGATTCAGTCGATTAGATAGTCTGAAAgaacatgagaggattcacactggagagaaaccgtacatgtgttcacactgcgacaagagattcagttaTTTAGGTTGCCTGAAAGTACATGAGAGGACTCACACAGCAATTTGTTCAAAACGATGTCCTTCAAGATAG
- the si:ch73-364h19.2 gene encoding E3 ubiquitin-protein ligase TRIM21-like yields MMQCLQFLVEPTKNVTEKFKEFRKKSKNEKREPLDESQLFIVNLAKDLGRVCQRSEVLEHISNSEDVWPTLTCRAFILEWAALLESKKRPMQTDGWPERSDWKDLALSGEQDLERAKKVIITWSKDLRAQPEQSVWPGEQVVAALDDLEAHWKRGRMETLQSAMELLFWTLVNKDLDKETIPQKWLVWKQRSQKIGAAPYIPHMVWDWICDAGVEVTLDLDTANPDLLISEDERRMRCGFERSDVPNYHQRFDGWWCAVGTEGFCSGRQYWQVDVGEMDWRIGVAKESALRKGFKSLNTDTGYLTLRLERGTELKALTVPFTSLPATLIPRKVGVYLDFDQSQLSFYDVENRSHIYTYNETPGEKLFPLFGTVEIVKDLVIRSPGARSHCVCPSMCLWT; encoded by the exons ATGATGCAGTGTCTCCAGTTTCTGGTTGAACCAACCAAGAACGTCACGGAGAAGTTTAAG GAGTTTCGTAAGAAGTCGAAGAATGAAAAGAGAGAGCCGCTGGACGAGAGTCAGCTGTTTATTGTGAATCTCGCCAAGGACCTGGGACGGGTCTGTCAG aggtCTGAGGTGCTGGAGCACATCTCCAACAGTGAGGACGTTTGGCCCACACTCACCTGCAGGGCTTTCATTCTGGAGTGGGCGGCTCTGCTGGAGAgcaag AAAAGGCCGATGCAGACTGACGGCTGGCCAGAGAGAAGTGACTGGAAGGATCTGGCTCTGAGCGGCGAACAGGACCTGGAGAGAGCCAAGAAGGTCATTATAACCTGGAGCAAAGACCTGAGAGCCCAGCCTGAG CAAAGCGTGTGGCCTGGAGAGCAGGTGGTGGCGGCTCTGGATGACCTGGAGGCTCACTGGAAGCGTGGCCGGATGGAGACCCTGCAGTCCGCCATGGAGCTGCTGTTCTGGACACTCGTCAACAAAGACCTGGACAAG gaGACTATTCCTCAAAAGTGGCTTGTGTGGAAACAGAGGAGCCAAAAAATAG GTGCCGCCCCGTACATTCCTCACATGG TGTGGGACTGGATCTGTGATGCAGGAG TGGAAGTGACCCTTGACCTGGACACTGCCAACCCTGACCTGCTGATCTCGGAGGACGAGCGGCGCATGCGCTGTGGTTTCGAGCGCAGTGACGTGCCCAATTATCACCAGCGCTTTGACGGCTGGTGGTGTGCGGTGGGCACTGAAGGCTTCTGCTCCGGCCGCCAGTACTGGCAGGTGGATGTGGGAGAAATGGACTGGCGTATTGGCGTGGCCAAAGAGTCAGCATTACGGAAGGGCTTTAAGTCTCTGAACACCGACACCGGATACCTGACCCTGCGACTGGAGCGCGGCACCGAGCTGAAAGCCCTCACCGTGCCGTTCACCTCCCTGCCAGCCACCCTAATCCCCCGCAAGGTAGGGGTGTACCTAGATTTCGACCAGAGTCAGCTGTCCTTCTACGACGTGGAGAACCGCTCCCACATCTACACCTACAACGAGACTCCGGGAGAAAAGCTGTTCCCGCTGTTCGGGACGGTGGAGATCGTGAAGGATCTGGTGATCCGCTCGCCCGGGGCCCGGAGCCACTGCGTGTGCCCCAGCATGTGCCTGTGGACCTGA